tttgtttgaaaaaccCCTCCAAGACAATCAAGCTTAACCATTAACCATTTTCTCCCTCGACTGAAGTTCTCCTTCCCCTACTTGAGCTGTGGAAAGCTGCAATGAGTCTTTATTAGTGGGTCACTGTCAAGTCAAAATTATATTCCAAAATAATCTCCTTACTGTGTTAAATAAGCACCTCAGATTAGACAAATTGCACGGATTTTGCCTAATAACCTTCCCCCAGCTAATCCTATTTTTCTGTCAATGTCTGACCTCCGTTGAAGGCCAAGTGGACCCAGGGGTTGGTTTCTCCATCCCAGTTGTGCTGAGATGGTCGGGGTCACTGAGGGCAGCCCCTTGCACACCCCAACAACTGCGGTGGTTTCAGGTGAGGGGAGGATTGGGAGTTCTTCCTGCGTTGGGATTTCCCATCCAAACCATTCCCATGGCAAGCAACCCCCAAACTGACGAGATTAGGAGTGAGCTCCCCTCTGCATCCCTCCCTGAACCCCTTCTCTGCCTGTTTGAGGTGCCCCAGGCCCCCTTTggccccaggcctgcagggGAAGGGGCGAGGATGCTGGGGAAGGGTGGGGGCCGGgcagccctgtgccctcccGTCACTAGGGGTCTGTGTCGGGCCGGCTCTCGGCGCACAGAGCGaacctccctcctccctcaccGCCCAATTGCGGGAGAGTTTCgctctgttttttctttactttctttctttctttctttcttttttttttttttttttttttttttttttttttttttttttttttttttttttggaaagggCGTTTCTGGCTCAATCCGAAGCTGAGAGCGGTCGAGAGCTCACAGGGAGCTCCGTGCCTCAtccagccccgctcccggccgAGAAGGGCGCCTGGGTGGcgctctgtgctgctgtgctggggtgacCTTGGCTGGACACCGGTTGCCCACTGAGCTGCTCcaccagcagggaagggagggattaaaaagagggaaaatccGCCAAATACCTGGGTcaagataaaggcagtttaTAAAGTGAAAGTAGAGGGAGTGCGAGcacaagaaaagggaaaaagaagaaacccagaAGGCTGAAATTCTCCACTCGCCATCTGCAGGTGATGCCCGGCCCCTTCCCGGGAAGTCAGGATTGCTCTGCAAGGCAAAGGCTGTAGCTCAAGAACatcccctttctcctcctttccctttccttctaTACCTGAGCAGGTGGCACCcggtctggaatatccctttggtcactttggggctgtcctggcagtgtcccctgccaggatcctgcccaccctggggtgctgctgaGGGGACAGCGCCGCTGctgtgggagagcaggagccagaACTGGAGTGTTCCCAACACCTTCCCGGCTCCTGATACACAGCCCAGCACCGCGGGGGAGAGAATTAACCCCATCCCAGCCAGACACCAGCACACAAAGAgcccccgccgctgcccgggcacacccagggaagggcaggtgCAGCAGGATCCAGGAcctgcagctgggaggggaaaCATCCGGAGCAAACCCTGGGTGGAGGCAGTTGCCTGCTCCGTGTCTCCGGCTGCGGAGGAGCCTGCGGGAACCTTTCCTGGGTCTGTGGTGGAAAACGCCTGCAGGGCAGAAAAGTGACTGGCGCTGGGCCAGGAGAGTGGGCGATTCAAACGCCTCGGGCACACAGTTTAACCTCGCGGAGCCTGAACTTTATTAGCCAAGAAACTCTTGCTGGGTCTGAGAGAGGGGGAAGCACGAGGGCAATTTGCGTTCTGGCCTTGCGGGGTAATGGATCCACTGGAGCGGGGTGAGGGGTGGCCACTGGCCAGGACTCCTGGGCTTCGGCTGGAGCTCTGCTTCCACGGCATTGCAGCTCTGGGactggagagagggagggggacATGGCCAGGGTGTCCCGgcccctctcctgctgggaCAGACCCTCCAGAAACACTTCCCTGAAGCACGAGTACGCAAAGCATcgctgcccagcacagggagcccggctggcagctgcagcctcctaCCTGCACCTACAGCTCCTCATCGTTCCCTTGCCTGCGGAGCAAAAAGCAAAGGGAGAAATGTTACACTAGGCAACGTGGCTGAGAGAGGGGGGAACATGGGCTGAACCCTGGCCCTGTCAGCTGGCAGGACTGGAACAGGCACCGGGCAATACCcacctcctcttcttcctccctccGCAGTGGAACCGCTGGCCTGGGGGCGAGAGGAGCGACTGAGGCTGAGCCTGCCCCACCCCATCAcacccacccctgcagccctggcactgcccagccacaGGCTCCTGCTCAGGCTGCCCCATGAGCAGCAAATGCTGTTGGTTTTCGTGGTTTTCTCCCTAAAGTTAGTGGGCACCATCCTTGGGCAGGGTCACAGGGTGCCCTGCACACTTAGCATGGGGTCGGTCTGGGAGCTGCCGAGGTTCGAGGGCTCTGGGAACGCTGGTTCCTCTCTCTGGAAATGTCAGAGTTTTCTCTGCTATTTTTAATGAGTGACCTTCCCTCTGAAGCCCTGGCGCTGGCAGGGAAACACTAAATATTTACGTGGTCTCCCTCCCAACTCGCCCTGTGCTGGGAGCGTGCCTGGATGGAAAGTTCCCAGGCAGCCCCgggggcaggctgtgcccacccctgctgctgtgggggcaGGGTTGgtgacccccagccccctcccggCCAGAGGAGGGGGCTGAGTGGAGCACGGAGAAGCACCGAGGGGTATCCAGCCCACCCAGGCACTTACTGAGGATGATGAGGAGCCCGATCACAAAAGCCACGACGGCGAAGATCAGCCCCCCGTTGCGGATGGTGTCATAgtctggggaggaggagagccGGGAGGTGTCAGCCCCGCCCGAGCCCGCAGCACTGAgcccatggcagagcagcaggggctgcccgtgccctgcccacagccccggcCTGCCCGGGGCACGCACTCACCGTAGCTGAAcctgtcctggccctgctcGGGCACTTGCtctgaaaaaaggagaaactgcaGTGAGAGCCACGTCCTCACAATGTGAGGGTGGGAGAGACCAGGGTCGAGGACTGCAGGTGAGAGCGCTGTGACTTCCTTGGCACGCAGCTGAGCCAGGAAactcctgctcccaccccaggaGGTTTAACGTGCATGGCAAATTCATGGGATGCACCTGCAGGATGCTCGGAAGCCTTCGAGCTCCAGGTGAAGCTCCAGGgacccagctccactgcccttgGGAAGTGCCACTGCCTGCACACTCCAACAatggctctgtcccctcagtgcaCAGGACCGAACAACCCCTCAGGCTCACACCCCGCACCACCCCAACAGCCCCTCCCCATGTCAGCGAGCTCGTCACCGTGTCACCGCTCCCGCCACCTTacctggctgcagagccctctgccAGAGCAGCTTGGAAGGAGAAATCACCCCAAGAAGCCAAACAGCAGCTGGCACCatgtgccacaggctggggagcTCTGAGGATCCATCCCCACCTCTgcccaccccaaatcctcatCGAGAGCTTCCCCCGTGGTGGGAGGGACCAGTGCTGCTCCCGGCACGGAGATGTCCCCGTGGAGGTGTCTGTCCTTACCGTCACCCATGGCCTCGGCGTGTCGTCCGGCGGGCGCCTCGCTCTGCGAGTGGGCACCCACGGGAAAGCGCATTAATTGGGAGACAAACCTCATTAAACATTAATGGCCTCGGTGTAATGTTTATCGCAGTCACGAGGGGAGGCACAGGGCTCCCGCCCGCCtttgggaaagagggaggagagggaagggcaggggcagcGCCCACCGTGCCAGccgtggggagggcagggcaccCCGGGCTGCGTGTCCTTGTCgcagccctccctccccttcccatTGTCAGCCCTACCGGGCTTCACCTCCTGCGGTGGTGACGAGCGGAGGGATGGGCTCAAACACAGGCTGTGACTGCCTTTTGCTGGAGAGACAGCACGCCCCgtcctgccagcctggcaccgAGGGTGTCCCTGGGCCGGGCCGGCATCTCCGTGCCAGCGCCGAGCGGTCCCGGGGCGCAGAGGCGCCGTGGTACGGGCGGTGTCCGTGGTGCATCTGTGCCTCAGTGGGCACCGGGATGCTGCACCCGTGCCCGGGCGGTGCCAGCCCcgggcctggcagggctggctcaggagGGCTGTGCAATCCAGTTTGCTCTAATCTCGCCATCAGCGAGCCGCAGTCACGTGCAAAAGCCGATTAACGCCGGGGTGGCCGGGGGTGGGGAGCCGGCCCCGAGGGGCgctcccctgggcagggctgcggAGCCCAGCCCCCCGGAGCCCGCGGGGTGCAGCCAAGCCCCGGGAGGGTGCTGCGTGGGGCCGTCACAGCGGCCCTGCTGTCGCGGTGACCTGGCAGCGCTCAGCACCCGCCGAGCCGGCGCGCCAGCAGCCCGACACCACGGCTCCCAAAAAGCCGAGGGACAAAAGTGTCCCCGAGCTCCCCTCCCACGGGCTCTGGCTCTcgctgagctgcaggaggggctcGGCCGGCACAAAGCCcggctgtgctgcccagggcgCTGCCCCTGCTCCGCTGGTCCCAGCCCAGGGACGGCGTGGGaagctgccaggctgccctgggaacACCGCGGCCCTCGAGACAACGCAGGCAGGCACTGATAGAAACGATACTTTATTCCTTTCCCCTTAGgtcacagcacagagcacaccagccctccagcacagcagcacactcGCCTATTTAAAAGGAGACACAATAGCTCGGTTTATTTTACAACAGTCAGGGTTTGGCCATTTTACACACCACAGGGAGCTCTTTGTTTCGCAGTAACACCGACGGcacactggggacagcaggggcgCTCCGACGGGACACACACCGGGACActcggggccgggccgggggtctgctctgcccaggagctctgcaacagccaggacagagggaagggACACAACACGAGAGACACGGTCCCTCTGCCTGGCATGGATGGGACAGAGCTTCCCGGTGCCACCGAGTGGTGCCAAGcatgcagggacacagcccacGCTGGAGGCAGGGCCACCACAGTGGGATGGACACAGCAGAAATTCCTCTCAAAACCATTCTGGAGGACAAGACCCCCTTCCCGGTGTGGGGATGGCACCCTGAGGTGTTTCAGTGAAGCCTCCACTGCTGCCCCCACCCAAGCTGGCAGTCCCTAGCCCCGTCAAGGTTTTGCCTGCCCATGGACGTGGGGAAGAGTCAAAAATCACAGGTTTGGCTCTGACCCTTGAGAGGACACAGGGTGACAATGGCCTCCGGGCTCAGCACGTTGTCACAGTGCAAGCTTGGGTGTGTGCAAAAGCCCCGAGAATCACTCAgtgccacttgctgctgctccatggGCAGAGGGGACAGTTGGCACCGGGGGTGACACGGAACCACCACGGGACACCACACAGCACTGAcacaggtggcacagggagTGACAAGGCATcgggaggggcagggagcacCAGGAGGAGACACCGCTGCCTCTTCCCTGCCAGAGACAAGCACAGACAGGATCTCTGTTTCTCTTTAGCCCTCAGACTGTGGCACCCACCCAGCTGTGGCTCACGGGCAGGAGCTGGTTTGTGCTGGTTGGTGGGGTCAccgctgtgctgctgccctcatCCACAGTGTCACCGTGCTGGGGACCTCACGGGCTTCTCTGCCACCACGGCCTTGCCTCACACCTAAAGCAGCGTCCCACAGGTTTAACCAGGGACAGAAATGGGGAGTGCcaagcaggagaggcaggagagctccCTTCAGCCTTGAATCCAGCACCCCAGTCACCCCAGTGGGGATGGTTGAGCCATGGGATGTCCCTGCCTGACTCACCCCCCAGCATGGCTGTTTTTAGGCTGGGGGCATGCAGGGGGTTATTGCTGAAATGGGGATGGGTGGCCCTGAAGTGGCTGGGCAGGtccccagggcactgcaggtccccaagccctgcccaaAGCCAGGGGGGCTGAGCTGATGGCACTGGACAGGGAACGGGggtccctgccccacagcccaccctccctgtccccaggcttGGAGGGCAGCCCAGAGGGCAGCGGCCTGCCAGTCCTACAGAGCCCGAATCACACGCACAGCACGAGAAAGGTGAAGAGAAAGTCACGATTACAACATCAGCAACAACTAGCCCTAGAGGTAATGATCATCTCACAGCAACATTACACACCACGGGAGGCAGAGAGGACGGTGAGCGTGGTTTAGTCGGGTTAGGAAACAGAGAACCGGTGCTGGAGCACACGGGGGGACACGGCCACGGCAGCTCCGCGCCTCCTGAGAGGGACCTGCCGCTGGGGCTTCAGTTTCCTCGCAGGCCGCGGGCAGCTGCGCTCCGAGCGTCTGTCCTCGGCTCTCGGGGTCTGcgtggggagcagagcagggggtcAGGCTTTCCCCATGCTGGGGTTGTCCCCCAGCAGCACAAACTGCCAGCACGGGCTCCCCTCTCCAAAGCAGGGCACGGCCCAGGAGGTTGGAGAGCTCAGTGAGACATCCCAGGGGGTCATACCCAGCTTTCTGAACACCCTAAAACCAAAACTGCTCAGGGGTGGAGGAGCACAAGAAAAGGAAGCGTAACACAAGGGAAAATCCGGACAGAtgcttccttttcctgctgggctGCCTCTGGACACTCAGGACCTCACCAGCCCTGAGTTTCCTTGCTGCAGACCCCACcagtgctgtccccaccccatcccagggatgcagagctgcCCAGTCCCACTGgtctgctcagagccctgcagtCACCCCCAcaagcagccccagctgcccctcCACCCTGAtgcccccacccagcctggcctgggactcACAGCACTGGGTCCTGCTCAgttctctgctttctgtgccGCCGttgctgcagagggaagagcagaggggtTTGTGTCTGTGTGACACGGGGCAGCAGTGGCACCATGACCGCAGCACGGTGACCTTACCATTCGAGGTGATCAGGTTCTCTGCCtgagcctcctcctcccctggagcCCTGCAAGGAAAGGAGCTCGGTGAGGGCAGCCGGGATCTGTGCCCCATGCCGGGGCTGGGATGCCCAACAGCGCGGTGGGATGGCCAGGAAGGTGCAcggggagaggcagagctgctcccccagATTTGGGCACCCCAAAGGGACACCCAGAGAGTGCAGCCCCCCTGGCAGCTGCGAGAGGGGCCTGGGAGGATCAGAGCAGAGGAGCTTTCCAAGGGAggtgctccctgccaggctgccctcACTCACCTGGGCTTCTGCTTGAAACTGCACCTGCACCTCCTGCCTGCAAGGGGAGAGAAACTCGGTGAGCGTGGCCCAAGGGGGATGAGGCCTTTCCCAGCAcgggagcagcccctgctggcccagccagcccagcacccagcacatcCCCAACTTACTGAGGATGAGGAGAATGCCCACGGTGAACAGGACCACGGCGAACACCAGCCCCCCGATCCTCAGGCTCTGGTAATCTGGGAgggggggacacagggctcATTCCTGCTGTGGGGAAGGGCCGTGGCACCCCCGCCCCCAGGCTCAGCCATGCTCACTCACCATAGTTAAAGggatcctcctcctccttctcctgggtGGCCACTGGAAATGAGCAGACAGGGTGTGAGGTCAGtgggctgagccctggcagctccccacAAACtctggggctctgggctctcATGGCTGCTGCCCCACGCCCCACTCCAGCCCCCGTGGATCCCCGGGGCTCCCCAGCCTGTTCCCGAGGTGTGTGTGGGAAGCACCGGGCACTCACCGTCTGCCACGGCCGCTGGCaccagcagggagcacaggaagATGAGCGCTGCCTCCATGGCCGCtgtgagagaggagagaggagggggtCAGCACCCAGGTGCCtcagggagggcacagggacaagGCCAGGGAGCACGGGGGAGCATCAGACAAGCCATGGCTGGCTGTGtgggcaggcagggccagcccgTGCCACGGGAGAAGGAGCCAGGCTGGTCCTAGGAAACACCCAGGGTACCTGGTGCCAtcgctgtgcccagcccagcagttcaaggcaggaagggaagggttTGAACAGCCagacaggctttttttttttgtggggttctGTGATGTATTTTTGACCATCTCCACTTGGCATAAATCTCAGTGCAGCCTCAAGTTTGCTCTGCAGGCAATGGGACcaacaccccaacaatcccaccctgggcacccctggcagcgctgtccaaaggctcctggagctctggcaacctcagggctgtgcccattccctggggagcctgggcagtgcccagcaccctctgggggaagaaccttttcatAATATTCAACCGAAACCTCCACcgagacaaaaaaaaaaatataaaaaagaggCTGAATTTACAGTTACCCTACTTTGCTAAAACACTCAAGCCTAAATCCTGCTATCTTTGGGAGAGGTTGGCATAACTTAACCAGTTTGCTGAATATTTCCAGCCTCCTAAACTGGGACAGACTCCATTCGCActtgggattattttttttaatgtggtgCATTTCAATTAAAAACTTTCTCAAGAAGATTTAAGAGACACCACGGAAGAAGAGGCAAGAACAATTTGAGTTTCCTCTTTCTGCGTCTGCTCTTCGAAATTCCTTGGTTTTGAGCATCCCAGGGCTCCTCTcagcacggcacggcacgggtCGGGCCAtcagcccccggcccggcccctgATGATGATTTGTCCCAATTAGCATAGCAATTACACTCCCGCAATGAGGCCAGCGGCCCTGGTGGGACGTGAGCTCAAAGACACACTTGGCCTCGGGGCTCCgtgcagcagcaaggagagaCCATAAATAATCTtggt
This DNA window, taken from Prinia subflava isolate CZ2003 ecotype Zambia chromosome 22, Cam_Psub_1.2, whole genome shotgun sequence, encodes the following:
- the FXYD2 gene encoding sodium/potassium-transporting ATPase subunit gamma translates to MRFVSQLMRFPVGAHSQSEAPAGRHAEAMGDEQVPEQGQDRFSYDYDTIRNGGLIFAVVAFVIGLLIILSQRFHCGGRKKRRQGNDEEL
- the FXYD6 gene encoding FXYD domain-containing ion transport regulator 6 isoform X1, giving the protein MGEAAMEAALIFLCSLLVPAAVADVATQEKEEEDPFNYDYQSLRIGGLVFAVVLFTVGILLILSRRCRCSFKQKPRAPGEEEAQAENLITSNATAAQKAEN
- the FXYD6 gene encoding FXYD domain-containing ion transport regulator 6 isoform X2, whose protein sequence is MEAALIFLCSLLVPAAVADVATQEKEEEDPFNYDYQSLRIGGLVFAVVLFTVGILLILSRRCRCSFKQKPRAPGEEEAQAENLITSNATAAQKAEN